From one Cyanobacterium stanieri PCC 7202 genomic stretch:
- a CDS encoding 23S rRNA m(5)U-1939 methyltransferase (PFAM: tRNA (Uracil-5-)-methyltransferase; TRAM domain~TIGRFAM: 23S rRNA (uracil-5-)-methyltransferase RumA~COGs: COG2265 SAM-dependent methyltransferase related to tRNA (uracil-5-)-methyltransferase~InterPro IPR010280:IPR002792:IPR001566~KEGG: cyc:PCC7424_3305 RNA methyltransferase, TrmA family~PFAM: (Uracil-5)-methyltransferase; deoxyribonuclease/rho motif-related TRAM~SPTR: RNA methyltransferase, TrmA family;~TIGRFAM: RNA methyltransferase, TrmA family): MIRQGELVEIEIQDVSSDGNGVGKIDSQVIFVPHTVTGDRILAKLIKVKKKYAQGRLEKIIHPSDNRIRPRCIVADKCGGCKWQHIDYGHQLEIKHNQVKETLNRIGGFTEFEVEEILADTDLAYRNKASYPLGMSDNGNIKAGYYREGSHQIINLNQCPIQDERLNPLLAEIKQDLQELGIPIYDENTKKGILRHLCFRIGKNTGEILITIVITKPSNYKLAQQAPLWLERYANVVGVTLNYNPRPTNVIFGEETELLAGRLYLKEEFAGLTFTLRTESFFQVNTNVAESLFTWVIDELNLQGHETVIDLYCGIGTLTLPIAKKVQKVIGIEFDKIAIELANHNAVINDIDNVKFMEGKSEVIFPELTTDADVVILDPPRKGCQPEVIEALLKMKPRKIVYVSCHPATLARDLKMLCENNDYRLERVKPADFFPQTTHVETAVILQSTTTH; this comes from the coding sequence ATGATTAGACAAGGTGAGTTAGTAGAGATTGAGATACAAGACGTTAGCAGTGATGGTAATGGGGTTGGCAAAATAGATTCTCAGGTGATATTTGTTCCCCATACGGTTACGGGCGATCGCATCTTAGCTAAACTAATAAAAGTAAAGAAAAAATATGCCCAAGGAAGACTAGAAAAAATTATCCACCCTTCCGACAACCGCATTCGCCCCCGTTGCATCGTTGCCGATAAATGTGGCGGTTGTAAATGGCAACATATCGACTATGGCCATCAACTAGAAATAAAACACAACCAAGTAAAAGAAACCCTGAATCGTATCGGTGGTTTTACAGAATTTGAAGTAGAAGAGATTTTGGCAGACACAGACTTAGCCTATCGCAACAAAGCCAGTTATCCCCTAGGAATGTCCGACAACGGCAACATCAAAGCAGGATATTATCGAGAAGGTAGCCACCAAATAATTAACCTCAATCAATGCCCCATTCAAGACGAAAGACTTAACCCCCTCCTGGCAGAAATTAAGCAAGACTTGCAAGAGTTAGGTATTCCCATCTACGACGAAAACACCAAAAAAGGCATCCTCCGACATCTTTGTTTTCGCATTGGTAAAAACACAGGGGAAATCCTCATTACTATCGTCATCACCAAACCCAGTAACTATAAATTGGCACAACAAGCCCCCCTATGGTTAGAACGTTATGCCAATGTGGTAGGGGTAACATTAAATTATAATCCCCGTCCTACCAATGTTATCTTTGGGGAAGAAACAGAACTTTTGGCAGGGAGACTATACCTTAAAGAAGAGTTTGCAGGGTTGACTTTTACCCTCCGCACAGAAAGTTTTTTCCAAGTCAATACCAATGTCGCTGAATCTTTATTTACATGGGTGATTGATGAGCTAAATTTGCAGGGTCATGAGACGGTAATTGATTTATACTGTGGTATTGGTACCCTTACCCTGCCCATTGCCAAAAAAGTGCAGAAGGTAATCGGTATCGAGTTTGATAAAATTGCCATAGAATTAGCCAATCACAATGCCGTTATCAATGACATCGATAATGTCAAGTTTATGGAAGGTAAATCCGAGGTGATTTTTCCCGAGTTAACCACCGATGCAGATGTAGTAATTTTGGATCCCCCCCGCAAGGGTTGTCAACCAGAGGTGATAGAGGCTTTATTAAAGATGAAACCCCGTAAAATTGTTTATGTCAGTTGTCATCCTGCTACCCTTGCCCGAGATTTAAAAATGTTGTGCGAAAATAATGATTATCGTCTCGAGAGGGTAAAACCTGCTGACTTTTTCCCCCAAACCACCCACGTGGAAACCGCAGTAATTTTACAATCTACCACTACTCATTAA